A single region of the Cherax quadricarinatus isolate ZL_2023a chromosome 3, ASM3850222v1, whole genome shotgun sequence genome encodes:
- the LOC128706530 gene encoding uncharacterized protein isoform X3, whose protein sequence is MPAFCFSSGNTMTSMTKVAEEVRELYLSKFEQVTPYICNAMSPRVLLLRLNSHMIEQYTKEIGGKTEPFMSEEEDDWFSAVPDDWENDNKDWNMSLLEPIVQISDESNSRQVSKRKRGSRGFGKKRGDHLSGSEDLDRQSPVDEVPVKQEKPDSPEHMVEIPPDMTMNMLPNVPAYPPSLPVFPLVPSMLPLYMAQQHTASGLQDANGHNVTTIHDNPMQPGEETRYAHDNVEANIKQEIPDSENPDQVIAMPFQSELRNDDSCLMSRDMVPSPLSTMEDFSDQRERKKKELTANMGHKSLRELTNLLVKLNNKNLQCDERIQMLKEEYDRKVAVIEAEKKANEKELDSVLSLIQNWKEGSKGESSAGSKKSRKNTEK, encoded by the exons GAAACACAATGACAAGCATGACTAAAGTGGCTGAGGAGGTACGGGAACTGTACCTAAGCAAGTTTGAACAGGTGACTCCATACATCTGCAACGCCATGTCTCCTCGAGTTCTCCTACTCCGCCTCAACTCACACATGATAGAGCAGTACACCAAGGAAATTGGAGG GAAAACCGAGCCATTCATGAGTGAAGAGGAAGATGATTGGTTCTCTGCCGTTCCTGACGACTGGGAAAACGACAACAAAGATTGGAACATGAGCTTGTTGGAGCCAATCGTTCAAATATCAGATGAGAGTAACTCTAGGCAAGTAAGCAAGAGAAAACGAGGAAGTAGAGGATTTGGTAAAAAGAGGGGAGATCATTTATCAGGAAGTGAGGATCTTGACAGACAAAGTCCAGTTGATGAAGTACCAGTGAAGCAAGAAAAACCAGACAGTCCTGAGCACATGGTAGAAATTCCTCCAGACATGACAATGAACATGTTACCCAATGTGCCTGCataccccccttccctccccgtgTTTCCATTGGTGCCATCTATGCTGCCATTATACATggcacagcaacacactgcatcAGGGCTCCAAGATGCAAATGGTCACAATGTTACCACAATCCATGACAATCCAATGCAGCCAGGTGAGGAAACTAGATATGCACATGATAATGTTGAGGCAAATATTAAACAAGAAATACCAGATTCAGAGAATCCAGATCAAGTAATAGCAATGCCATTTCAAAGTGAGCTTCGTAATGATGATTCCTGTTTAATGTCAAGAGATATGGTTCCTTCTCCTTTGTCAACAATGGAAGATTTCTCGGATCaaagagaaaggaaaaaaaaggagCTGACTGCAAACATGGGTCATAAAAGTCTTAGAGAATTAACAAATTTGTTGGTTAAATTAAATAACAAGAATCTTCAGTGCGATGAAAGGATACAGATGCTAAAAGAAGAATATGACAGAAAGGTAGCAGTAATTGAAGCTGAGAAGAAAGCCAACGAAAAAGAGCTTGACAGTGTCTTGTCTCTCATTCAGAACTGGAAAGAGGGTTCCAAAGGTGAATCATCAGCAGGTAGTAAAAAGTCTCGTAAGAACACTGAGAAATAA
- the LOC128706530 gene encoding uncharacterized protein isoform X2, with the protein MVYPRLSLYNTSTPGNTMTSMTKVAEEVRELYLSKFEQVTPYICNAMSPRVLLLRLNSHMIEQYTKEIGGKTEPFMSEEEDDWFSAVPDDWENDNKDWNMSLLEPIVQISDESNSRQVSKRKRGSRGFGKKRGDHLSGSEDLDRQSPVDEVPVKQEKPDSPEHMVEIPPDMTMNMLPNVPAYPPSLPVFPLVPSMLPLYMAQQHTASGLQDANGHNVTTIHDNPMQPGEETRYAHDNVEANIKQEIPDSENPDQVIAMPFQSELRNDDSCLMSRDMVPSPLSTMEDFSDQRERKKKELTANMGHKSLRELTNLLVKLNNKNLQCDERIQMLKEEYDRKVAVIEAEKKANEKELDSVLSLIQNWKEGSKGESSAGSKKSRKNTEK; encoded by the exons GAAACACAATGACAAGCATGACTAAAGTGGCTGAGGAGGTACGGGAACTGTACCTAAGCAAGTTTGAACAGGTGACTCCATACATCTGCAACGCCATGTCTCCTCGAGTTCTCCTACTCCGCCTCAACTCACACATGATAGAGCAGTACACCAAGGAAATTGGAGG GAAAACCGAGCCATTCATGAGTGAAGAGGAAGATGATTGGTTCTCTGCCGTTCCTGACGACTGGGAAAACGACAACAAAGATTGGAACATGAGCTTGTTGGAGCCAATCGTTCAAATATCAGATGAGAGTAACTCTAGGCAAGTAAGCAAGAGAAAACGAGGAAGTAGAGGATTTGGTAAAAAGAGGGGAGATCATTTATCAGGAAGTGAGGATCTTGACAGACAAAGTCCAGTTGATGAAGTACCAGTGAAGCAAGAAAAACCAGACAGTCCTGAGCACATGGTAGAAATTCCTCCAGACATGACAATGAACATGTTACCCAATGTGCCTGCataccccccttccctccccgtgTTTCCATTGGTGCCATCTATGCTGCCATTATACATggcacagcaacacactgcatcAGGGCTCCAAGATGCAAATGGTCACAATGTTACCACAATCCATGACAATCCAATGCAGCCAGGTGAGGAAACTAGATATGCACATGATAATGTTGAGGCAAATATTAAACAAGAAATACCAGATTCAGAGAATCCAGATCAAGTAATAGCAATGCCATTTCAAAGTGAGCTTCGTAATGATGATTCCTGTTTAATGTCAAGAGATATGGTTCCTTCTCCTTTGTCAACAATGGAAGATTTCTCGGATCaaagagaaaggaaaaaaaaggagCTGACTGCAAACATGGGTCATAAAAGTCTTAGAGAATTAACAAATTTGTTGGTTAAATTAAATAACAAGAATCTTCAGTGCGATGAAAGGATACAGATGCTAAAAGAAGAATATGACAGAAAGGTAGCAGTAATTGAAGCTGAGAAGAAAGCCAACGAAAAAGAGCTTGACAGTGTCTTGTCTCTCATTCAGAACTGGAAAGAGGGTTCCAAAGGTGAATCATCAGCAGGTAGTAAAAAGTCTCGTAAGAACACTGAGAAATAA